In a genomic window of Dyadobacter fermentans DSM 18053:
- a CDS encoding FG-GAP-like repeat-containing protein, with amino-acid sequence MKHTYKRFVLVTVAVVMAIAGMAYWADTDQKSNLRPGAGQSAHRNDNAVPQEALAQIQQNLTQREYHISYDSAKHVLQSPNRMQGLRAYYRSGELTIVNRKDSAGHNFELKLINKGIYADGKKLFSPQRSAATNLKDNHLQIAHDGFVEEYINEPGGVRQNFIIESAPDGTRELEVRLDAEGAQVKQVGKNELILAKQSLAKFYYRDLHCWDADGEPLEASLAYANGDILIEVDVKNAAFPVTIDPLVVNGTPANASTLLEKDQAQAAFGYSVSSAGDINGDGYSDVIIGAPNYDKGESNEGVAFVYMGSASGLATAPDRTLEANQPDAKFGNSVANAGDVNGDGFGDVIVGAPMYDKNENNEGAAFVYHGSGAGLNAVPTTTLESNQPEANLGQYVAAAGDVNNDGLSDVITGAPLYDKGQSNEGAAFVYHGTLAGISNVPITTLESNQIDAQFGCSVKGAGDVDGDGYSDVIVGASMYDKGESNEGAAFVYHGSINGIATAAKTTLENNQAAAFFGFSASTAGDVNGDGFSDVIVGSFHFDNGQNNEGGAFVYHGSANGISTTIAKQLECNQAGAQYGASVASAGDVNGDGYADVIVGANLFDNGQGNEGGAFVYEGSSSGLANTSASSQEGNQLNAYLGSSVSSAGDVNGDGYSDIVVSGQGYDKGEADEGVAMVWLGGAKGTNNYVQELNGSQNAAQFGYSVANAGDVNGDGYSDIIAGEYAYNSGQSNSGAAYIYYGSSQGIVLNTVTKIDNVSGSGLLGYSVAGAGDVNGDGFDDVIIGDVSYFISWDAQKGLVEGAALVYYGSAQGLNKNTFSVLKNNQTQSSFGWTVSSAGDVNGDGYDDVLVGDPNHDKVLDEGAIFIYHGSGQGISTVAAITLEGTTQAEELGLTAGRAGDVNGDGFDDIIAGTPLYTNGQTSEGAARIFYGSMTGINNSATIIENNVSQASMGHSVSGAGDLNGDGFSDIVVFCAVTQANEGTTLVYYGSSSGINSNSPKSTLTVGQPAYYGNSVSSAGDFNGDGYGDLIVGAVNYSPISSGAAFMFFGSATGLYSQTPVKFESNVANSQMGTSVACAGDVNGDGYSDILIGAPFYNSKGSVFLYKGNNGAGTRNNLRLYNSNLTTPINHTQFAQNNFGAGLYAKSFLGRNKAKLVWETKPANQGFSKGSNNSITNSTQSTSAQNAYSNLGLAGIELKNVINKQGAGTKVRIRVKYDPVLALTGQTYSPWRYLPAYLIGSSTAPVPEQPDNDILETTKKKATMELNDESSEQIVIYPNPASDQLNVKVKNPELVRTMKILDFNGTAVYQATGFKSTIDISRFLDGIYIVLVINQDGTHTMSKVLVRE; translated from the coding sequence ATGAAACACACTTACAAGAGATTTGTCCTTGTTACCGTCGCTGTTGTAATGGCAATCGCTGGTATGGCTTACTGGGCCGACACAGACCAAAAATCCAATCTCCGACCAGGCGCCGGTCAATCAGCGCACCGAAACGACAACGCTGTGCCGCAGGAGGCATTAGCCCAAATTCAGCAAAACCTAACTCAACGCGAATACCACATCAGTTACGACAGTGCGAAACATGTTCTCCAAAGCCCTAACCGGATGCAGGGGCTAAGAGCTTACTACCGTTCAGGTGAACTGACCATCGTCAACCGAAAAGATTCAGCAGGGCACAACTTCGAATTAAAACTGATCAACAAAGGCATCTACGCGGATGGTAAAAAGCTGTTCAGCCCCCAGCGTTCCGCGGCAACTAATCTGAAAGACAACCACTTGCAGATCGCGCATGACGGATTTGTGGAGGAATATATCAACGAGCCGGGTGGTGTCAGGCAAAACTTCATCATTGAATCCGCGCCGGACGGTACTCGTGAATTGGAAGTGAGACTGGACGCCGAGGGCGCGCAAGTAAAACAAGTCGGCAAAAACGAATTGATTCTTGCAAAACAGAGCCTTGCAAAATTCTATTACCGCGATTTGCATTGCTGGGATGCCGACGGAGAGCCGCTCGAAGCCAGCCTCGCTTACGCGAATGGCGATATATTGATTGAAGTCGACGTCAAAAACGCTGCTTTTCCTGTCACAATCGACCCATTGGTGGTGAATGGCACTCCTGCTAATGCATCCACCCTTCTCGAAAAAGACCAGGCGCAAGCTGCATTCGGATACTCTGTGTCTTCCGCAGGCGACATCAATGGGGACGGGTATAGCGATGTGATCATCGGAGCCCCCAACTATGATAAGGGTGAAAGTAATGAAGGAGTGGCATTTGTTTACATGGGTTCGGCCAGCGGCCTGGCCACTGCACCAGACCGGACACTGGAAGCTAACCAGCCAGATGCCAAATTTGGAAATAGCGTAGCGAATGCCGGCGATGTCAATGGGGACGGGTTCGGCGATGTGATCGTCGGAGCGCCCATGTACGACAAAAACGAAAACAATGAGGGGGCCGCATTTGTTTACCACGGCTCAGGAGCCGGACTTAACGCAGTACCCACTACCACACTGGAAAGCAACCAGCCCGAGGCAAATCTGGGCCAGTACGTTGCGGCGGCGGGCGATGTAAATAATGACGGCCTCAGCGACGTGATCACAGGTGCGCCTTTGTATGATAAAGGACAATCCAATGAAGGCGCTGCTTTCGTCTATCATGGTACACTGGCCGGGATATCCAATGTACCCATCACCACACTTGAAAGTAACCAGATCGATGCACAATTCGGCTGCTCGGTCAAAGGTGCCGGCGATGTCGACGGCGACGGATACAGTGACGTGATCGTGGGCGCTTCGATGTACGATAAAGGCGAGAGCAATGAAGGAGCCGCATTCGTATACCATGGCTCGATAAACGGAATAGCAACAGCAGCCAAAACGACGCTGGAAAATAACCAGGCAGCTGCCTTTTTCGGCTTCTCTGCATCCACCGCAGGCGACGTGAACGGTGACGGCTTTTCTGACGTCATTGTCGGATCGTTCCATTTCGACAACGGCCAGAACAACGAGGGCGGGGCATTTGTTTACCACGGCTCGGCGAATGGGATAAGTACCACAATCGCAAAACAACTGGAATGCAATCAGGCGGGGGCACAATATGGTGCTTCTGTCGCTTCGGCCGGGGATGTAAACGGAGACGGGTATGCTGATGTGATCGTAGGAGCCAACTTATTCGACAACGGGCAGGGTAACGAAGGCGGCGCATTTGTGTACGAAGGTTCCTCATCGGGCTTGGCCAATACATCCGCATCAAGCCAGGAAGGCAACCAGCTTAATGCCTACCTCGGCTCCTCCGTTTCCAGTGCGGGGGATGTGAATGGAGACGGGTATAGTGACATTGTCGTGAGTGGACAAGGATATGATAAGGGGGAAGCGGATGAGGGAGTGGCGATGGTGTGGTTAGGTGGCGCAAAAGGGACTAACAACTATGTCCAGGAACTGAATGGGTCTCAGAATGCGGCGCAGTTTGGATATTCCGTTGCCAATGCAGGCGATGTGAATGGTGACGGGTACAGTGATATAATAGCAGGTGAATATGCGTATAACAGTGGTCAATCAAATTCAGGGGCTGCCTACATTTACTATGGCTCTAGTCAAGGTATAGTTTTAAATACGGTCACAAAAATCGATAATGTTTCAGGAAGTGGCCTCCTGGGTTACTCAGTGGCGGGCGCAGGGGATGTTAATGGCGATGGCTTCGATGACGTAATCATTGGAGACGTAAGTTATTTCATAAGCTGGGACGCCCAGAAGGGCTTAGTAGAAGGTGCAGCACTAGTGTATTATGGCTCTGCCCAAGGCCTCAATAAAAACACTTTTTCTGTGCTGAAAAATAATCAAACGCAAAGCTCTTTCGGCTGGACAGTTTCCAGCGCGGGAGATGTGAATGGTGATGGGTACGACGATGTTCTGGTGGGCGATCCAAATCATGATAAGGTATTAGACGAAGGAGCTATTTTCATATATCATGGTTCAGGCCAAGGCATTAGTACAGTGGCTGCGATTACTCTGGAAGGCACCACACAGGCGGAAGAACTAGGTTTAACAGCAGGGCGCGCCGGAGATGTTAATGGAGATGGTTTTGATGACATAATCGCCGGAACTCCACTCTACACCAACGGACAGACCTCGGAAGGGGCCGCTCGAATTTTTTACGGATCCATGACAGGGATAAACAATTCAGCTACTATAATTGAGAACAATGTTAGTCAAGCTTCGATGGGGCATAGCGTTTCAGGAGCTGGTGATCTAAATGGGGACGGATTTAGCGATATAGTGGTGTTCTGCGCGGTAACACAAGCGAACGAAGGAACAACATTGGTTTACTATGGCTCTTCAAGCGGTATAAACAGCAACTCTCCAAAATCGACGCTCACCGTTGGTCAACCGGCTTACTACGGAAATTCCGTTTCCAGTGCAGGTGATTTCAATGGGGACGGGTATGGAGACTTGATAGTCGGTGCGGTTAACTATTCCCCGATAAGCAGTGGAGCTGCCTTCATGTTCTTCGGATCAGCGACCGGATTGTACTCCCAAACTCCTGTTAAATTCGAAAGTAATGTAGCCAATTCCCAAATGGGTACATCCGTTGCTTGTGCAGGTGATGTCAACGGCGATGGCTATTCAGATATCTTGATTGGAGCGCCCTTTTACAATAGCAAAGGATCTGTATTTCTTTACAAAGGAAACAATGGCGCTGGCACTCGCAACAACCTCCGCCTCTACAACTCCAACCTAACCACCCCCATCAACCACACCCAATTCGCCCAAAACAACTTTGGAGCGGGCCTTTATGCCAAATCTTTCCTCGGTCGCAACAAGGCGAAACTCGTGTGGGAAACAAAACCGGCAAACCAAGGCTTCTCCAAAGGCAGTAACAACAGCATCACCAACAGCACCCAATCTACTAGCGCGCAAAATGCTTATTCGAATCTGGGCCTGGCCGGGATTGAATTGAAAAACGTGATCAACAAGCAAGGGGCCGGAACTAAGGTGCGGATTCGCGTAAAATACGATCCCGTGCTCGCACTGACCGGGCAAACCTACAGCCCCTGGCGCTATCTGCCTGCCTACCTGATAGGCAGCAGCACCGCTCCGGTGCCGGAACAACCAGACAATGACATACTCGAAACCACTAAAAAGAAAGCTACCATGGAATTAAACGATGAATCGAGTGAACAGATCGTAATTTATCCCAATCCGGCCTCCGATCAGCTGAACGTTAAAGTCAAAAATCCTGAACTGGTTCGGACCATGAAAATACTTGACTTTAACGGCACTGCGGTCTACCAAGCCACAGGGTTCAAATCTACCATCGATATTAGCAGATTTTTAGACGGCATTTACATTGTCCTCGTAATCAATCAGGATGGTACACATACTATGAGTAAAGTTCTGGTTCGGGAGTGA
- a CDS encoding nucleotidyltransferase family protein has protein sequence MKPTLLILAAGIGSRYGGIKQLDQFGPNGETIIDYSLYDAIRAGFGKVVFIVRQEIKENAEAVFTPKLKGKIDFDFAIQGIQSYVPEDLGAVERTKPWGTGHATLCAWDKTDTPFAVINADDFYGRDAFETMANFLQNDTNDRQHAMIGYELKRTLSENGTVSRGVCVEREDHNLDSVVERTKIFEENGVIYYEEGETRTELAPETPVSMNFWGFKPSMFPITKDLFEKYARENINTPKAEFYIPTVMSHMIKSGEGDCRVFRIASDWFGVTYPEDKPSVQASLNALHEAGVYPSKLWD, from the coding sequence ATGAAACCAACTCTTTTGATTTTGGCTGCCGGCATCGGTAGCAGGTACGGAGGTATCAAGCAGCTCGACCAGTTCGGCCCCAACGGAGAAACCATCATCGACTATTCATTATATGACGCCATTCGCGCAGGTTTTGGAAAAGTGGTATTTATCGTACGCCAGGAAATCAAGGAGAATGCCGAGGCCGTTTTTACTCCCAAACTGAAAGGCAAGATTGATTTTGATTTCGCCATCCAGGGAATCCAGTCCTATGTGCCCGAAGACCTCGGCGCGGTGGAGCGCACGAAGCCCTGGGGCACCGGCCACGCTACGCTTTGTGCCTGGGATAAAACCGATACTCCGTTCGCCGTCATTAACGCCGACGATTTCTACGGTCGCGATGCGTTTGAAACCATGGCCAACTTTCTGCAAAACGATACCAACGACCGGCAACACGCCATGATCGGCTACGAGCTGAAACGTACGCTTTCGGAAAACGGCACGGTGTCGCGTGGTGTGTGCGTGGAGCGCGAAGATCACAACCTGGATTCCGTGGTGGAACGGACTAAAATATTCGAAGAAAACGGGGTCATATACTATGAGGAAGGTGAGACGCGTACGGAGCTTGCACCTGAAACCCCCGTCTCGATGAATTTCTGGGGCTTCAAACCGTCGATGTTCCCCATTACGAAAGACCTTTTCGAAAAATACGCGCGTGAAAATATCAACACGCCCAAAGCCGAGTTCTACATCCCCACCGTGATGTCGCATATGATCAAAAGCGGCGAGGGCGACTGCCGGGTATTCCGTATCGCTTCAGACTGGTTCGGGGTTACTTATCCGGAGGACAAGCCATCGGTGCAGGCCTCGCTGAATGCATTGCATGAGGCTGGGGTGTATCCAAGCAAGTTGTGGGATTGA
- a CDS encoding HesB/IscA family protein, with the protein MVTVSDSAKNKIVELRKADGFEEDYQIRVGVLGGGCSGLTYNLEFNSESKPNDMVFEDKGVKIIVDKKSLLYLAGTTLDFSDGLNGKGFQFINPNATRTCGCGESFAV; encoded by the coding sequence ATGGTTACGGTAAGCGATTCAGCCAAAAATAAAATTGTAGAACTCCGTAAGGCTGACGGTTTTGAAGAAGATTATCAGATCCGCGTCGGCGTTTTGGGAGGTGGTTGTTCAGGTTTGACCTACAATCTGGAATTCAACTCCGAGTCGAAGCCCAATGATATGGTTTTTGAAGACAAGGGAGTGAAGATTATCGTAGACAAAAAGAGCCTTCTTTACCTTGCAGGGACAACCCTTGATTTTAGCGATGGTTTGAATGGAAAAGGCTTCCAGTTCATCAATCCGAATGCCACTCGTACCTGCGGATGCGGCGAAAGCTTCGCGGTATAG
- a CDS encoding homoserine kinase yields MNSVKAFAPATVANVSCGFDIFGFAIQEPGDTVELYKRDEPGIVITDITGDEGRLPRQAEKNSVTVVMLALLKHLGISDLGCEVVLRKNMPLGSGMGSSAASAVAGVVAMNELLGNPLSRKELLPFAMEGERIASGSAHADNVGPSLLGGFVVIRSYNPLDIFTIPVPDDLCCTLVHPDIEINTKDARFILRNEVSLKNTIAQMGNVAGLVAGLMKADYDLISRSMVDVIIEPVRAILIPEFKNVKQAAISNGALGCSISGAGPSMFALSRGIENAKNAGKAMQERFASAGIDSAVHVSGINQGGAVVL; encoded by the coding sequence GTGAATTCAGTAAAAGCTTTTGCGCCGGCGACAGTCGCTAATGTGTCGTGTGGGTTTGATATTTTCGGGTTTGCCATTCAGGAGCCGGGGGATACCGTGGAGTTGTACAAACGGGATGAGCCGGGGATTGTAATCACGGATATTACGGGCGATGAAGGGCGGTTGCCGCGGCAGGCGGAGAAGAATTCGGTGACGGTGGTGATGCTCGCATTGCTGAAACACCTGGGTATCAGCGACCTTGGCTGCGAGGTGGTTTTGCGTAAAAACATGCCCTTGGGCAGCGGAATGGGTTCCAGCGCGGCGAGCGCCGTGGCAGGCGTAGTGGCGATGAACGAGCTGCTAGGCAATCCGCTAAGCCGCAAAGAACTGCTGCCATTTGCCATGGAAGGAGAACGCATTGCCTCGGGCTCTGCGCATGCGGATAATGTGGGGCCGTCGTTGTTGGGTGGCTTTGTGGTGATCCGCAGCTATAACCCGCTGGATATCTTTACGATACCGGTGCCAGACGACCTTTGCTGCACACTCGTTCACCCCGATATTGAGATTAATACCAAAGACGCGCGTTTCATCTTGCGAAATGAAGTGTCGTTGAAAAATACAATCGCACAAATGGGCAATGTGGCCGGGCTCGTTGCAGGCTTGATGAAAGCAGATTACGACCTGATCAGCCGCTCGATGGTGGACGTGATCATCGAACCCGTCCGCGCTATCCTGATTCCCGAGTTCAAAAATGTGAAACAGGCGGCCATTTCAAATGGGGCGCTCGGTTGCAGCATTTCAGGCGCCGGACCCTCGATGTTTGCATTGAGCCGCGGCATCGAGAATGCGAAAAACGCCGGAAAAGCCATGCAGGAGCGCTTCGCGAGCGCGGGAATCGACTCTGCGGTGCATGTTTCGGGCATCAACCAGGGCGGGGCGGTTGTTTTGTGA